One region of Mesomycoplasma ovipneumoniae genomic DNA includes:
- the deoD gene encoding purine-nucleoside phosphorylase yields the protein MTPHIEAKKHQIAPVVLMPGDPLRAEFIAKNFLTDAKLVSKVRNNLIFTGKYKDKEVTIAASGMGSGSIGIYAYELFKFYDVEKIIRIGSAGSYDKDLEIFDLVIAKSAWSDSCSFPALLGQGQSHLSYPDLELVANLFHSAEKLGLSPTYTNIHSTDVFYSNRDLSKTIQLSRAQAVEMESFALFTVANHLQKKAASILTISDSLITKTSLDPLARQEKFEEMIEIALGAI from the coding sequence ATGACACCACATATTGAAGCTAAAAAACACCAGATTGCGCCAGTTGTATTAATGCCCGGAGATCCACTTCGCGCAGAATTTATTGCTAAAAATTTCTTAACAGACGCCAAACTTGTTTCAAAAGTCCGTAATAACTTAATTTTTACCGGCAAATATAAAGACAAAGAAGTAACTATCGCTGCCTCAGGAATGGGTTCTGGTTCTATTGGTATTTATGCCTATGAACTGTTTAAATTTTATGATGTTGAGAAAATAATTCGGATTGGCTCAGCTGGTTCTTATGATAAAGATCTTGAAATTTTTGACCTTGTTATTGCAAAATCAGCTTGGTCAGATTCTTGTTCATTTCCGGCACTTTTAGGTCAGGGTCAATCTCATTTAAGTTATCCAGATTTGGAACTTGTAGCTAATTTATTTCATAGTGCTGAAAAATTAGGTTTGAGTCCGACTTATACAAATATTCACTCAACTGATGTTTTTTACTCTAACCGTGATTTATCGAAAACAATCCAACTTTCAAGAGCACAAGCAGTAGAAATGGAGTCTTTTGCACTTTTTACAGTAGCAAATCATTTGCAAAAAAAAGCAGCTTCGATTCTTACAATTTCTGATAGCTTGATTACCAAAACTTCACTTGATCCTTTAGCAAGACAAGAAAAATTTGAAGAAATGATTGAAATTGCCCTTGGAGCTATTTAA
- the secA gene encoding preprotein translocase subunit SecA — MKNVINFFKTSSELRLAYRLLKQINQKRGYYGSMTDQDLSNQTNVLKKRLANGEKLKDIRVDAFAVAREATKRILGKTPYDVQILGGLILDMGSVAEMKTGEGKTIASIAPVYLNALSGQGVIVSTVNEYLSERDAEDNGKVYNFLGLSVGINKAEMDPETKRMMYGADITYSVHSELGFDYLRDNMVYSAAEKVQRGLNFCLIDEIDSILIDEAKTPLIISGGKSNLPAQYLSANQFVNTLVNEDFYIDQETKGIKLNDKGIDKANAFFGLRNLYEIENSELVHRIQNALRANKVMKKDVEYIVQDGKIELVDQFTGRIMAGRSYSEGLQQALQAKEGIEIEPETKTLATITYQNFFRLFKKLSGMTGTAKTEEQEFIDVYNMRVNVIPTNKPLARRDEKDEIFATIEQKNKAIIAEVQRVHKTGQPILIGTSQVVDSETLSEMLNQKGLFHTVLNAKQNQLEAEIIAKAGRKNAITIATNMAGRGTDIILEPGVIDLGGLYILGTDKAESRRIDNQLRGRSGRQGDIGVSRFFISLQDQLLRRFSNFEQIFDSYGQTAGAIKGKYIHSVLLAAQKKIEGFNFDMRKTVLSYDDVIRQQRDLIYTQRDILLQIENFDHYIKKMIIRAVEVILGYDFILLPNQEIHYKNLINFLNDNLSRITRYDFGQSGIEKYPFEELSNFLVQELNKIYFETLQPTLKENIGQNYFQSERHIILSVLDNHWQNHIDTIDKLRSSANLVQYSQKNPYQIFTEQATSKFNILISESAYQAIVALFNNSNAEKIEYVQAILSDGSAISYPANTPEHIVAQLIATNEDRIAYAKQIEKESQPEFIYEQLKNNNIQRLDASGGFELWQIANNKLVNLKEDMPLEEKRNILLRMNQEQLELLAQKELQIDSEISDQGQNTQNPFETNEQNQNKQANQDDFLPSNFFFDVKDDPDALMKMLELDRQKEMARAEQSKQQNLENPEKPDEDQISNSQNSGD; from the coding sequence ATGAAAAATGTTATCAATTTTTTTAAGACTTCTTCAGAACTACGGCTTGCATACCGTCTTTTAAAGCAGATTAACCAAAAACGCGGTTATTATGGTTCAATGACCGATCAGGATCTTTCAAATCAAACAAATGTTCTAAAAAAGCGCCTGGCTAATGGTGAAAAACTTAAAGATATTAGGGTTGATGCCTTTGCCGTGGCTCGTGAGGCAACAAAAAGAATCCTTGGAAAAACGCCATATGATGTCCAAATTCTTGGTGGACTAATTCTTGACATGGGTTCGGTTGCTGAGATGAAAACTGGAGAAGGTAAAACAATTGCCTCAATTGCGCCAGTTTATCTTAATGCACTTTCAGGTCAAGGAGTTATTGTCTCCACTGTAAATGAATATCTATCTGAACGGGACGCTGAAGATAATGGTAAGGTTTATAATTTTTTAGGTCTTTCTGTTGGAATTAACAAAGCTGAAATGGATCCTGAAACTAAAAGAATGATGTATGGCGCTGATATTACCTACTCAGTTCATTCAGAATTAGGATTTGACTATTTGCGGGACAACATGGTCTATAGTGCTGCTGAAAAAGTTCAAAGAGGGCTAAATTTTTGTCTTATTGATGAAATTGATTCAATTTTAATTGACGAGGCTAAAACCCCTTTGATTATTAGTGGTGGAAAATCCAACCTTCCGGCTCAATATTTATCTGCCAACCAATTTGTAAATACACTTGTAAATGAAGATTTTTATATTGACCAAGAAACAAAAGGTATTAAATTAAACGACAAAGGTATTGACAAAGCTAATGCTTTTTTTGGTTTGCGCAACCTTTATGAAATTGAAAACTCTGAACTTGTTCACCGAATTCAAAATGCCCTTCGTGCCAATAAGGTGATGAAAAAAGACGTTGAATATATTGTCCAAGACGGTAAAATCGAGCTTGTTGACCAATTTACCGGGCGAATTATGGCCGGAAGATCTTATTCTGAAGGTCTACAACAAGCCCTTCAGGCAAAAGAAGGAATCGAAATTGAACCTGAAACTAAAACCTTAGCAACAATTACTTACCAAAACTTTTTTCGTCTTTTTAAAAAACTCTCAGGAATGACCGGAACTGCAAAAACCGAAGAACAAGAGTTCATCGATGTTTATAATATGCGTGTAAATGTCATTCCAACAAACAAACCACTGGCGCGCCGCGATGAAAAAGATGAAATTTTTGCCACAATTGAACAAAAAAATAAAGCAATTATTGCCGAAGTCCAACGAGTTCATAAAACTGGCCAGCCAATCTTAATTGGAACCTCCCAAGTTGTTGACTCAGAGACTCTATCAGAAATGCTTAACCAAAAAGGTCTGTTTCACACAGTTTTAAATGCAAAACAAAACCAACTTGAGGCTGAAATTATCGCAAAAGCAGGCCGTAAAAATGCAATAACAATCGCAACTAATATGGCCGGCCGGGGAACAGATATTATTCTTGAACCTGGAGTTATTGATCTTGGCGGACTTTATATTTTAGGGACAGATAAGGCTGAATCAAGAAGAATTGACAACCAACTTCGTGGGCGGTCAGGTCGCCAAGGTGATATTGGTGTCTCAAGGTTTTTTATTTCCCTTCAAGACCAATTATTGCGCCGTTTTTCCAATTTTGAACAAATTTTTGATAGCTACGGCCAAACAGCAGGGGCAATCAAAGGAAAATATATTCACTCGGTTTTACTGGCAGCCCAGAAAAAAATTGAAGGCTTTAACTTTGATATGCGAAAAACCGTCTTGAGCTATGATGATGTTATACGCCAGCAACGTGATTTAATTTATACTCAACGTGATATTTTGCTCCAGATTGAAAATTTTGACCATTATATTAAAAAGATGATCATTAGAGCTGTTGAAGTTATTTTAGGATATGACTTTATTTTGCTACCAAACCAAGAAATTCACTATAAAAATTTAATCAATTTTCTTAATGACAACCTTTCAAGAATAACTCGCTATGATTTTGGCCAAAGCGGAATTGAAAAATACCCTTTTGAAGAGCTCAGCAACTTTTTAGTCCAAGAACTAAATAAAATTTATTTTGAAACTCTGCAGCCAACCTTAAAAGAAAATATTGGCCAAAACTATTTCCAATCCGAGCGGCACATAATTTTATCTGTGCTTGATAATCACTGGCAAAACCATATTGACACAATTGACAAACTTCGCTCTTCAGCAAATTTAGTCCAATACTCACAAAAAAATCCTTACCAAATTTTTACCGAACAAGCCACTTCAAAATTTAATATTTTAATTTCTGAATCTGCCTACCAGGCAATTGTTGCCTTATTTAATAACTCTAATGCTGAAAAAATTGAATATGTCCAGGCAATTCTTTCTGATGGAAGTGCAATTTCTTATCCAGCTAATACTCCCGAGCATATTGTTGCCCAACTGATTGCAACTAATGAAGACCGAATTGCTTATGCAAAACAAATTGAAAAAGAGTCTCAGCCTGAATTTATTTATGAACAACTCAAAAATAATAACATTCAAAGACTGGATGCTAGCGGTGGATTTGAACTCTGACAAATTGCAAATAATAAACTTGTTAATCTCAAAGAAGATATGCCCCTTGAGGAAAAACGCAATATTTTACTAAGAATGAATCAAGAACAACTTGAACTTTTGGCCCAAAAAGAACTCCAAATTGACTCTGAAATTTCTGACCAAGGACAAAATACTCAAAACCCTTTTGAGACAAATGAGCAAAACCAAAACAAACAAGCCAACCAAGATGACTTTTTACCTTCAAACTTCTTTTTTGATGTAAAAGACGACCCTGATGCGCTCATGAAAATGTTAGAACTGGACAGACAAAAAGAAATGGCCAGAGCTGAGCAAAGCAAGCAACAAAACTTGGAAAATCCAGAAAAACCCGACGAAGATCAGATTTCTAATTCTCAAAATTCAGGCGACTAA
- a CDS encoding thymidine phosphorylase, translated as MNLFEIIEKKVKKEHLSEEEIHFMINGFLTGLIADYQFSSFLMAILINGLDDDELYFFTREIIASGKTINLRKINGVKIDKHSTGGVGDKISLIIGPIFAALGYKVAKMSGRGLGFTGGTIDKLESIPGFQTQLTEASFLDQVQKIGIAITAQSNAIVPADKKIYALRDVSGTVSSIPLIASSIMSKKIATDTDVILIDVKCGSGAFMTDLGQAKKLASKIKMLGKRFGKKTIVKITNMDAPLGRMIGNKNEIIESLAILQGQQSQLADFAKELVAQTLSEIEKLKIEKAREKVTKIIESELPNEIFLKMVAAQGGNPATIQSSNFWIPAYKEQIFAPQSGYIKWENAINFGKIVAFLGGGRTKLNQKIDYEAGICLEVESGTYVQDDQLIFSLYSSNPIDLSKIQDLIAKTFSIKPEPEVENMFLN; from the coding sequence ATGAATTTATTTGAAATTATTGAAAAAAAAGTCAAAAAAGAACATTTAAGCGAAGAAGAAATTCATTTCATGATTAATGGATTTCTAACTGGCCTAATTGCCGACTACCAATTTTCTTCTTTTTTAATGGCAATTTTAATTAATGGCCTTGATGATGATGAGCTTTATTTCTTTACTCGTGAAATTATTGCATCAGGTAAAACAATAAATCTCAGAAAAATTAACGGAGTTAAAATTGACAAGCACTCAACAGGCGGTGTTGGTGATAAAATATCACTAATAATAGGACCAATTTTTGCTGCCCTTGGCTACAAAGTGGCCAAAATGTCTGGAAGAGGTCTTGGATTTACTGGTGGCACAATCGACAAACTTGAGTCAATTCCAGGATTTCAAACTCAACTGACAGAAGCTAGTTTTTTGGATCAAGTTCAAAAAATCGGAATAGCAATTACTGCACAGTCAAATGCAATTGTTCCTGCTGATAAAAAAATTTACGCACTTCGTGATGTTAGTGGAACAGTTTCGTCAATTCCGTTAATTGCAAGTTCGATAATGTCAAAAAAAATTGCTACTGACACAGATGTTATTTTAATTGATGTAAAATGTGGTAGTGGCGCTTTTATGACTGATCTTGGTCAGGCAAAAAAATTAGCAAGTAAAATCAAAATGCTCGGGAAAAGATTTGGGAAAAAAACAATTGTTAAAATTACCAATATGGACGCCCCGCTTGGAAGAATGATTGGAAATAAAAACGAAATTATTGAATCATTAGCGATTCTTCAAGGCCAACAGTCCCAACTTGCTGACTTTGCAAAAGAATTAGTAGCCCAAACACTTTCTGAAATTGAAAAGCTAAAAATAGAAAAAGCCCGTGAAAAAGTTACTAAAATTATTGAATCTGAACTTCCAAATGAAATTTTCTTAAAAATGGTTGCAGCCCAAGGTGGAAATCCAGCGACAATTCAGTCTTCAAACTTTTGAATTCCAGCATATAAGGAACAAATTTTTGCCCCTCAAAGTGGATATATAAAATGGGAAAATGCAATAAATTTTGGAAAAATTGTTGCATTTTTAGGCGGAGGTCGTACTAAATTAAACCAAAAAATCGACTATGAAGCCGGAATTTGTCTAGAAGTTGAATCTGGAACATATGTTCAAGACGATCAGTTAATTTTTAGCCTTTATTCCTCTAATCCGATTGATTTGAGCAAAATTCAGGATTTAATTGCAAAAACTTTCTCAATAAAACCTGAGCCAGAAGTTGAAAATATGTTTTTAAATTAG
- the deoC gene encoding deoxyribose-phosphate aldolase yields the protein MNFNKLIDHTILKAQTTSQDIKNLIAEAKKYNFGAICIAPTWVKLAKQELKDTDIKIVTVIGFPLGNQVSAVKQKEANLAIMHGADEIDMVMNIGKFKEKEFDFVINEINQIKKEIGTKILKVIVETALLSANEIAEATKIVSKSNADFIKTSTGFSYRGATIQDIEIMSANKSKNLQIKAAGGISTIEDIKTYYKLGATRFGTSKSVSIIENLDDKKSEY from the coding sequence ATGAATTTCAATAAATTAATCGATCACACAATTTTAAAAGCCCAAACAACTTCTCAAGATATCAAAAACCTAATTGCTGAAGCAAAAAAATATAATTTTGGCGCTATTTGCATCGCACCTACTTGAGTTAAATTAGCAAAACAAGAACTAAAAGACACTGATATTAAAATTGTCACTGTAATTGGATTCCCGCTTGGAAATCAAGTTAGCGCTGTGAAACAAAAAGAAGCCAATCTTGCCATAATGCACGGGGCAGATGAAATTGATATGGTAATGAATATCGGCAAATTTAAGGAAAAAGAATTTGACTTTGTTATCAATGAAATTAACCAAATAAAAAAAGAAATTGGAACAAAAATTCTTAAAGTTATAGTTGAAACTGCACTTTTATCAGCAAATGAAATTGCCGAAGCTACCAAAATTGTAAGCAAATCAAATGCAGATTTTATTAAAACATCAACAGGATTTTCTTACCGCGGGGCAACTATTCAAGACATTGAAATAATGAGTGCTAATAAAAGTAAAAACTTACAAATAAAAGCAGCAGGCGGGATTTCCACAATTGAAGATATTAAAACATATTATAAATTAGGTGCTACTCGTTTTGGGACTTCTAAATCTGTAAGTATTATTGAAAATTTGGACGATAAAAAATCTGAATATTAG